One segment of Ricinus communis isolate WT05 ecotype wild-type chromosome 8, ASM1957865v1, whole genome shotgun sequence DNA contains the following:
- the LOC8281450 gene encoding pentatricopeptide repeat-containing protein At2g17140, producing MDPTTKLTKALLNNAHNPKLAWHLFKRILSLPISSNHRSQSIPIISRILIRSKMFNELDDLHQLLLNSPSLESSDSSLENLVTVLAKSGFFNKAISHFKSLRSNFPEKQPSIYLYNVLLKSCIRENRVELVSWLYKDMVLARVSPEAYTFNLLIGLLCDSGHLEDARELFDKMPARGCEPNEFTFGILVRGYCRAGLASKGLELLGQMRTMGILPNNVLYNTLISSFCKEGKTHDAEKLVDKMREDGLVPHVETFNSRISALCGSGKILEASRIFRDMQIDEELGLPHPNVITYKLMLMGFCKEGMLEEAKTLVDTMKRNANFINLESYNIWLLGLIRNGKLLEAWIVLKEMLGIGIEPDIYSYNIVMDGLCKNGMLSDARMLMGLMIRNGILPDTVTYSTLLHGYCSKGKVFEANNLLHEMISNNCSPNTYTCNVLLHSLWKEGRISEAENLLQKMNEKGYGVDTVTCNIIINALCNNGQLDKAIEIVNGMWTHGSAALGNLGNSFIGLVDDTISGKKCTPDLVTYSTIISGLCKAGRLDDAKKKFIEMMSKGLQPDSAIYDTFIHSFCREGKISSAFQVLKDMEKRGCNKTLQTYNSLILGLGSKNQIFELYGLIDEMREKGVSPDVCTYNHMLNCLCEGGRINDAPSVLDEMLQKGISPNISSFRILIKAFCKACDFKASHEVFEIALNVCGHKEALYTLMFNELLVGGKVAEAKELFETALDRSFDIGNFLYKDLIDRLCKDEKLEAASDVLHRLIDKGYQFDPASFMPVIDGFGKMGNKHVADELAERMMEMASESNKENKAYPNVKGHILRNKNKDAGNDWPIIVHRDDGSGIALKALKRVQKGWGQGSISSLQPQKLEFFDYWDGSG from the exons ATGGACCCAACAACAAAACTAACGAAAGCTCTCCTCAACAACGCTCACAATCCAAAACTGGCATGGCATCTTTTCAAGCGCATTCTCTCGCTACCCATTTCATCAAATCACCGTTCTCAATCGATACCCATTATTTCCCGTATCCTTATTCGCTCAAAAATGTTTAATGAACTCGATGATCTTCATCAACTTTTACTTAATTCACCGTCACTCGAATCCTCCGACAGTTCTCTAGAAAACCTTGTCACCGTTTTAGCTAAATCGGGTTTCTTCAATAAAGCCATTTCACATTTCAAATCGTTGAGGTCAAATTTTCCAGAAAAGCAGCcttctatatatttatataatgttCTATTAAAATCTTGCATCAGAGAGAATCGTGTAGAGTTGGTGTCTTGGTTGTATAAAGATATGGTTCTTGCAAGAGTATCTCCAGAGGCttatacttttaatcttttgatTGGTTTACTTTGTGATTCTGGTCATTTAGAGGATGCACGTGAGTTGTTTGATAAAATGCCTGCGAGAGGATGTGAACCGAATGAGTTCACTTTTGGCATTTTGGTTCGCGGATATTGCAGAGCTGGTCTCGCTAGCAAAGGATTGGAGCTTTTGGGTCAAATGAGGACGATGGGGATTTTGCCGAATAATGTTCTATATAATACCTTAATTTCGAGTTTTTGTAAGGAAGGTAAGACTCATGATGCTGAGAAATTGGTGGACAAAATGAGGGAAGATGGTTTGGTTCCCCATGTGGAAACTTTCAACTCTAGGATCTCAGCTCTTTGTGGCTCAGGGAAGATTCTAGAAGCTTCTAGAATTTTTAGAGATATGCAAATTGATGAAGAGTTGGGGCTGCCTCACCCTAACGTTATAACATATAAGTTAATGCTTATGGGGTTCTGCAAAGAAGGAATGTTAGAGGAAGCTAAGACTCTGGTTGATACTATGAAAAGAAatgctaattttataaatttggagAGTTACAATATTTGGCTGTTAGGTTTGATCAGAAATGGGAAGCTCTTGGAGGCTTGGATAGTTCTTAAAGAGATGCTAGGTATTGGGATAGAGCCTGATATATACTCTTATAATATTGTTATGGATGGATTATGCAAGAATGGGATGCTCTCTGATGCTAGAATGTTGATGGGATTAATGATCCGTAATGGTATTTTACCCGATACAGTAACTTATAGCACTTTACTTCATGGTTACTGCAGTAAAGGGAAGGTGTTTGAAGCTAACAATCTTCTGCATGAAATGATAAGCAATAATTGTTCTCCAAATACTTATACTTGCAATGTTTTGCTTCACAGTTTATGGAAGGAGGGCAGGATATCAGAAGCGGAGAATTTGCTACAAAAAATGAACGAGAAGGGTTATGGTGTCGACACTGTCACCtgtaatattataatcaatgCTCTATGCAATAATGGACAATTGGACAAGGCAATTGAAATTGTCAATGGGATGTGGACTCATGGAAGTGCAGCTCTTGGTAATTTGGGGAACTCATTTATTGGCCTAGTTGATGATACAATTAGCGGAAAGAAATGTACACCTGATTTGGTTACATATTCAACCATAATCAGTGGTTTATGTAAGGCTGGGAGGCTTGATGatgctaaaaagaagtttattGAGATGATGAGTAAAGGCTTACAGCCTGATTCAGCTATTTATGATACTTTTATACATAGCTTTTGCAGAGAAGGAAAGATATCATCTGCATTTCAAGTACTGAAGGACATGGAGAAAAGAGGCTGCAACAAGACACTACAGACTTATAATTCATTGATACTTGGATTAGGGagtaaaaatcaaatatttgaaCTGTATGGATTAATTGATGAAATGAGAGAAAAAGGGGTTTCTCCTGACGTATGTACATATAACCACATGCTTAACTGTCTTTGTGAGGGAGGGAGAATAAATGATGCCCCTTCTGTTTTAGATGAGATGCTGCAAAAGGGCATTTCCCCAAATATTTCGTCCTTCAGAATCTTAATAAAAGCCTTCTGCAAGGCTTGTGATTTTAAAGCATCGCATGAAGTATTTGAGATAGCCTTGAATGTATGTGGCCATAAGGAAGCACTTTATACTTTAATGTTCAATGAGCTACTTGTTGGAGGGAAAGTTGCTGAAGCAAAAGAGCTATTTGAAACTGCCTTAGATAGATCTTTTGATATTGGGAACTTCCTGTATAAAGATCTGATTGACAGACTTTGTAAGGATGAAAAGTTGGAAGCTGCCAGTGATGTTCTACATAGGTTGATTGATAAAGGCTATCAGTTTGATCCTGCATCATTCATGCCAGTGATTGATGGCTTTGGTAAAATGGGCAATAAGCATGTGGCTGATGAACTTGCAGAGAGGATGATGGAAATGGCTTCAGAAagtaataaggaaaataagGCCTATCCTAATGTGAAGGGTCACATCcttagaaacaaaaataaggatgCTGGAAATGATTGGCCGATAATAGTGCACAG AGATGATGGCAGTGGAATAGCACTGAAAGCTCTTAAGCGTGTCCAGAAAGGCTGGGGTCAGGGAAGTATATCAAGTTTGCAGCCCCAGAAGCTTGAGTTCTTTGATTACTGGGATGGAAGTGGTTAA